Within the Salmo salar chromosome ssa12, Ssal_v3.1, whole genome shotgun sequence genome, the region AGGCTTGGTCAGCAGGGTAGGTTGTAGAAGCTTGGCCAGCAGGGTAGGTTGTAGAGACTTGGCCAGCAGGGTAGGTTGTAGTGGCTTGGTCAGCAGGGTAGGTTGTAGAGGGTTGGCCAGCAGAGTAGGTTGTAGAGACTTGGCCAGTAGGGAAGGTTGTAGAGTGTTGGCCAGCAGGGTAGGTTGTAGAGACTTGGCCAGCAGGGTAGGTAGTAGAGACTTGGCCAGCAGGGTAGGTTGTAGAGACTTGGCCAGCAGGGTAGGTTGTAGAGACTTGGCCAGCAGGGTAGGTTGTAGAGACTTGGCCAGCAGGGTAGGTTGTAGAGGGTTGGCCAGCAGGGCAGGTTGTAGAGGTTTGACCAGCAGGGTAGGTTGTAGAGACTAGGCCAGCAGGGTAGGTTGTAGAGACTTGGCCAGCAGGGTAGGTTGTAGAGACTTGGCCAGCAGGGTAGGTTGTAGAGACTTGGCCAGCAGGGTAGGTTGTAGAGACTTGGCAAGCAGGGTAGGTTCTAGAGACTTGGCCAGCAGGGTAGGTTGTAGAGACTTGGCCAGCAGGGTAGGTGGTAGAGGGTTGGCCAGCAGGGCAGGTTGTAGAGGCTTGACCAGCAGGGCAGGTTGTAGAGACTAGGCCAGCAGGGTAGGTAGTAGAGACTTGGCCAGCAGGGTAGGTTGTAGAGACTTGGCCAGCAGGGTAGGTTGTAGAGGGTTGGCCAGCAGGGTAGGTTGTAGAGACTTGGCCAGCAGGGTAGGTTGTAGAGACTTGGCCAGCAGGGTAGGTTGTAGAGGGTTGGTCAGCAGGGTAGGTTGTAGAGGGTTGGCCAGAAGGGTAGGTTGTAGGTGAATTGACAGTAGAGTAGACTAAAGAGATGACCACagggagtgtgtctgtctgtctgtctgcctctctgatcTCCTCATACACACAGTCAACCTGCATACAGAACCAAAGACAATAAATACATGTTCAAATATGGAAAGAAGTCGAAGGTCCTCAACAATCAACAACATGTTAGCCACTGTATTTCATCATGGAATGATAACAGACGACAGTACAATCCAATTAGAGGCTATAGACTCACACACTCAACCCTAAGATGTTTAGTTTACCACCTGCCTGTCTATCACCACTACAATAAAAGTtgttatggacacacacacacgcacacaccacacaccctgaTATCTCTCACCTCTCCAGTAGGGTCAGGTTGTGTGTTGGAGGagactggtggtagtggtggtgttctcctggttcctctcctctgtctgtagaACAGGAGCAGGACCAGTCCTAACACTGTCACCATGACTACCAGACCAGCACTGGTCCacaccatcagacctgaccacagacaggaggagagactttacagagtactgtatatatcatagataccatcagacctgaccacagacaggaggagagactttacagagtactgtatatatcatagataccatcagacctgaccacagacaggaggagagactttacagagtactgtatatatcatagataccatcagacctgaccacagagaggaggagagactttacagagtactgtatatatcatagataccatcagacctgaccacagacaggagagactttacagagtactgtatatatcatagataccatcagacctgaccacagacaggaggagagactttacagagaactgtatatatcatagataccatcagacctgaccacagacaggaggagataCTTTACAGAgcactgtatatatcatagataccatcagacctgaccacagacaggaggagatactttacagagtactgtatatatcatagataccatcagacctgaccacagacaggaggagatactttacagagtactgtatatatcatagataccatcagacctgaccacagacaggaggagagactttacagagtactgtatatatcatatataccatcagacctgaccacagacaggaggaagactttacagagtactgtatatatcatagataccatcagacctgaccacagccaggaggagagactttacagagtactgtatatatcatagataccatcacacctgaccacagacaggaggagagactttacagagtactgtatatatcatagataccatcacacctgaccacagacaggaggagagactttacagagtactgtatatatcatagataccatcagacctgaccacagacaggaggagagactttacagagtactgtatatatcatagataccatcagacctgaccacagacaggaggagagactttacagagtactgtatatatcatagataccatcagacctgaccacagacaggaggagagactttacagagtactgtatatatcacagataccatcagacctgaccagaAACGCAGATAGACATACAGACaaaaacagacatacagacaaaaacagacagacagacagacagaaacatacaGACATAAACGCAGATAGACATACAgacaaatacacagacagacagacagacagaaacgcaGATAGACATACAGacaacagacatacagacaaagacagacagacaaagagagagagagagagagcagacagacaggcaaagagacagacagacatacagacagaggcagacagacagacagacagacagacatacagacaggcacATCCAGACATAAACGCAGATAgacatacagaaaaaaacagacatacagacaaaaacagacagacagacagaaacatacaGACATAAACGCAGATAGACATACAgacaaatacacagacagacagacagacagacagaaacgcaGATAGACATACAGACaaaaacagacatacagacaaaaacagacagacagacaaagacagacagacagacagacagacagaaacatgcaGATAGACATACAgacaaatacacagacagacagacaaagagacagacagacagacacatccagACATAAACGCAGATAGACATACagacaaaaacagacagacagacagacaggcaaagagagagacagacagacagacagaaacatccAGACATAAACGCAGATAGACATACAGACaaaaacagacatacagacaaaaacagacagacagatagacagacagacagatatacatagagacagagaagatGGATAATAAAGGTGTGATAAAGAGACTGATTAAGATAGTGATCATAGTCACCATAGCAACAGAGGCCATAGTGTCAGCAGCAGCTCTCCACAAAACCTCAAATGTTGCATCACTTCCTGTGGGCCTCTGAGAGACACATCAACATTGCCTCAAATCTTCCCTTGGACAGATGTAAATGATTTGTTAGCTAAATCTGACTTCTTTCTTCTGACACTTCAGCCACCACTGAAATCAATAGACATGACTCTGTCCTGCTCCACGAGAATGGAGAAGAATCTAAAGAGGTCAGagaatatgacatttgaaatgtctctattcctttggaactttggggagggaaatgtttatttttgattgtttatttcactttagttcattatctatttcacttgatttggcaacataaacatatgtttcccatgtcaataaagccctttgaattgaattgaattgaattgaattgaattgagagagagagagagagagatgtacttGTAATGTCTAAGATGAGAGATGCATCATACCTGCTCTTGATGAAGAGTGACCACTGATGTCTCCAGATGCCATAAACGTGGAGATGTTAGATAATGTTGCAGAGAGGTTTGGGAGGGTTGTGGAGACATGGGGTCTGGAGGTGAGTGGTGACGGTGTAGAAGTGGGAGGAGCTGTGAGTCAATAGAAAGTACAGATAAACACCACTACTGAAACAACTTCATGTCAGGAAATAAGTCAGGAAGCCTCTCCATAATTAATAAATACTAGATACCAATATCTATTGAGAGTAAACTTACCATCTGTAACTGTGAGATGCACCTCTTGGTATGAGTCTAGGCCATATCTCCCCACTCCACACCAGTAGGTCCCTGAGTCTGACTTCCTCAGGTCCTTGATTGTCACATAGAATACATTTCCCTTGTCttctatactgtatctatcttGAGTTACAGTCTTGCTCCTCTTAGTTGCAACCAGAATGTCTTTACTAGAACATCTCCCCTTGCAGAAGTATTTATTGTTGGTCCCTGCCCAAGTGAATGAGCAGCCCACAGTGAATTGTCCTCCTACCACTTCCTTAATGACAGCTGACTCCACAACACACAGAGCTgtcaaacagaaacacacagtacAGTCACAACTGTTGACCTGTGAGATATACTTTAAAACTGCTCAAATTTTACtttaaccctgctcaaatctAACTTTAACCCAGCTCAAATTTTACtttaaccctgctcaaatctAACTTTAACCCAGCTCAAATCTTACtttaaccctgctcaaatctAACTTTAACCTGCTGAAATCTAACtttaaccctgctcaaatctaactttaaccctgctcaaatctaactttaaccctgctcaaatctaactttaacctgctcaaatctaactttaaccctgctcaaatctaactttaaccctgctcaaatctaactttaaccctgctcaaatctAACTTTAACCCTGCTCAAAATCTAACTTTAACCCTGCACAAATCTAACTTGAACCCTGCTCAAATCTAACtttaaccctgctcaaatctaacatgaaccctgctcaaatctaactttaaccctgctcaaatctAACTTTAATCCTCGGTAAATCTTACTTGAACCCTGCTCAAATATAACTTTAATCCTGGGTAAATCTTACTTGGACCCTGCTAAAATCTTACATTAACCCTGCTCAAATCTTACTGTAACCATGCTCAAATCTAACTTTAATCCTGGGTAAATCTTACtttaaccctgctcaaatctAACTTTAATCCTGGGTAATTCTTACTTGAACCCTGCTCAAATCTAACTTTAATCCTGGGTAAATCATACTTGAACCCTGCTCAAATCTTACTTTAACCCTGCTAAAACCTAACTGTAACCCTATTCAAATCTAACtttaaccctgctcaaatctTACATTAACCCTGCTCAAATCTAACTTTAACCCAGCTCAAATCTTACTTTAACCCTGCTGAAATCTAACTTTAACCTGCTCAAATCTAACtttaaccctgctcaaatctaactttaaccctgctcaaatctaactttaaccctgctcaaatctaactttaaccctgctcaaatctAACTTGAACCCTGCTCAAATCTAACATGAACCCTGCTCAAATCTAACTTTAATCCTGGGTAAATCTTACtttaaccctgctcaaatctAACTTTAATCCTGGGTAAATCTTACTTCAACCCTGCTCAAATCTAACTTTAATCCTGGGTAATTCTTACTTGAACCCTGCTCAAATCTAACtttaaccctgctcaaatctaactttaaccctgctcaaatctAACTTGAACCCTGCTCAAATCCAACtttaaccctgctcaaatctAACATGAACCCTGCTCAAATCTAACTTTAATCCTGGGTAAATCTTACtttaaccctgctcaaatctAACTTTAATCCTGGGTAATTCTTACTTGAACCCTGCTCAAATCTAACTTTAATCCTGGGTAAATCATACTTTTACCCTGCTCAAATCTAACTTTAATCCTGCTCAAATCTTACTTGAACCCTGCTCAAATCTAACTTTAATCCTAGGTAAATCTTACTTGAACCCTGCTCAAGTCTTACTTTAACCCTGCTAAAACCTAACTGTAACCCTACTCAAGTCTTACtttaaccctgctcaaatctTACTTTAACCCTGCTGAAACCTAACTGTAACCCTACTCAAATCTTACTTTAACCCTGCACAAACCCAGGTAAAAGACCAAAATATCAAATATTTGGAGTTCAGAACATTATCATAAGGTACATGTGAAAAACAAACTCAGAACTGTAAAACTTTCTGGCTCCTTATAGACAAATACATATCTTATTCCTTATGTACTATATGACCCAGACAGTATTATGAAaactgatacagacagacagacagacagacagacagacagacagacagacagacagacagacagacagacagacagacagacagacagacagacagacagacctcaccTGAGAGGAGACAGCAGAAGACAACATGGAGTATCTTCATTCTGGTCAGTTACTCCTCAGTCACTATGGTGTTAAAGTTACTTTACTATCACAGGTATTATGCTGTTAAAGTTACTTTACTATCACAGTTTACTATACTGTTAAAGTTACTTTACTACCACAGTTACTATACTGTTAAAGTTACTTTACTTCCACAGTTACTATACTGTTAGTTACTTTACTATCATTGTTACTTTTCTGTTAAAGTTACTTTACTACACTATTGGATTGTACAGTTCCACAACAGATTCTATGTCAGTTATTAATTTGACAGCAGGGTGTTTCTGAAGTGCTCTTTCTTCCTATATTGAAAGCTCCTCCCTCGGACacccaactcctctctctctctctctctctctctctctctctctctctctctctctctctctctctctctctctctctctctctctctctctctctctctctctctctctctctctctctctctctctctctctctctctctctctctctcagggctttattggcatgggaaacatatgttaacattgcccaatcaagtgaagtagataataaacaaaagtgaaagaaACAATCAAaattaacactctctctctctgcatgtcaaGGAGATGAGTATAGTGGTGGAAGGGAAGGGCATTATCCTACACATCCTGTTGATTTCTCTGTAGTGACCTCAGTGCCTGCAGGTCTATATGTGCTGCATAGTGAAACTGGTTCAAACCGGCCGGAGGTTAGACTTCTAAACCACAAGAGAACTCAGCTTGCTGTTAACTTCTATGTTCTAAAGTTGCCATGTTTGTTTCAGCAGAGTAGGAACACATTGTTGAGATGATTACACTATAGATAAAGTAAACATCAATATATTTCATTACATTTTAATGACATTTTATTGATTCAAATACAGTCTTTGCAAATGATCAACTCAACAGATGAGTTTCTCAACAGTAAATCCCGTGtggcccagttggtagagcatgttgtttgcaacactaaggttgtgggttcgattccctcgagggaccagtatggaaatgttttttatgaaatgtatgcattcgcgactgcaagtcgctctggataagagcgtctgctaaatgactaaaacgtaaataaACAGAAGAAATATCCTTCCTCTACAACCCAACTCCCCTTAATGAATGATGTCATCACATAACAGACAAGCTACTGAGATCTCAGTAAACCAATAGAATGACCTCCACATCGCCCCCTACAGAATGTTATCAGTACTGATGAATGAATCTACTATAATCTCCACCACCAGTCGTCTCTCTCTATTGAGCCTGGGGACTAGGTTACAGTTATTCTAATGAACTATATGTTTCaactcagtcaattcaggaagtaaattgAAATTCTATTCATGGATTGAAAATTCCACATGGAAAATGATCGTCATCAATGATAAATTGAATTGCAATTCATTGTCTGTATTGAAATGGAattaaatgtaatttaattgGACCCCAGCTAACAAGAACACTGTCACAACCCGACGATCAGACAACCTCTTCTCTTCAGACTACAgaccatagaattacatattaGAACTTAATTACATAATAGACTTTAATTAGTGTTACAGAGTCTATTCAGAGTCAGTAGCTGTGACATCGTCGATGCTCTGGTAGACAGCCAATGCTTTTTGGTCCAGCACCTGATAGGTTGATTGGAAGGGGGCGGGGTCATGAGCAATTCATTCTGGGTCAGCGTTGGGCACGGGCTGATGGTCCACTGCATTCTGGGTAGAAGTTCTACTTTCTTCATCCTCACCACCCTCCTCATCATCAACATGTTGGACAGTGAGGAGAATCATTAGGTGAAGAAAgacaagcacacaaacacacgtccACTTACACACACGCGcattctctcgctccctctctctgtctgtttctctctttctttctttttttctttctctctctgtctctctctctctcacacctctccaGTGCTGCCTGCATCAGGCCTGTTAGAGATTAACCCTGTGGATAACACAACATATACTAtaattctctgtgtgtgtttgcgcatgtTCATGCGTGCTCTTGCGTGTGTGTATGAATCTGATGTGGGTATGTGTGCGTGAGtggacgtgtctgtgtgtgtgtatgtttgatgATATCTCACCTAGAGCCTTGTTGCTGTTCCAGCACCTGTAGAATATGAGCAAACACCAACAcagccacactcacacacacacaatgatcacCACTGAGGTACCTGGACTACAGGGAGGTATGAGGGGTGATAAATACCATAAATTAACCATTGAATGTGTGAACGTATGTACGTGTGAACATTTGATTTATattattgtatatttttttttacataaaggtGACTTAAACATGTGAtctccctttttttttttaacattcatCCAAGTTTATTTAGAACAATTTGACACATGAATGTCTGATTAATTCAGATCCAAACAGTTGCATTTATAGAATTCAAGATTGAGATTTAATTGACAAGATTGAGTAAACAATGTGGGAGAAAAATAAGGGTAGATATTCACTTTTGACATTTCAATAATAACGCATAAGAAGAAGACACAGAAAGTTAAAAAGCCATTACAGTGTAAGTCTAAAATCTGCATACAAAACATGGTATTCAGGTTTCTAACCAAGCAGTATAAAATGTTCTAGAAATGTTTAACAAAAAACATAGACGATGATGCTGTGGGCAATGACAAATACACTgacataaataaataatttatctCTAAATATGTGACTACATTTCCTATTTGagtcttacagttgaagtcggaagtttacatacacttaggttggagtgtaacggtcgtcgtatgaagttgaccaaggcgcagcggattgagtgctcattttaacttttattagaacactgaaaaaacaaaacaagaaaccgatCGAACGAACattaatgcaggctacacacagctatgcaaaaaccacttcccacaaaccacaggtgaaaaaagggctacctaagtatgactcccaatcagcaacaacgatgtacagctgttcctgattgagagccatacaaggccaacaaagaaatacacaacctagaaaatcatagaaatacaaaaccagaacaatacccaaaaccctggaacacataaaacaaacacccctcttacataagaacatatcccaacaaaccccgaaccacataaaacaaacaccccctgccacgtcctgaccaaactacaataacaaataacccctttactggtcaggacgtgacctggagtcattaaaactcatttttcaaccacaccacaaatttcttgttaacaaactacagttttggcaagtcagttcgaacatctactttgtgcatgactcaagtaattgtctacagacagattatttcacttaaaattcactgtatcacaattccagtgggtcagaggtttacatacattaagttgactgtgcctttaacctgttatggatagggggcagtattttcacggccggataaaaaacatacccgatttaatctgattattactcctgcccagaaactagaatatgcatataattattagctttggatagaaaacactccaaagtttctaaaactgtttgaatggtgtctgtgagtataacagaactcatttggcaggccaaaacctgaga harbors:
- the LOC123725419 gene encoding paternally-expressed gene 3 protein-like — encoded protein: MVWTSAGLVVMVTVLGLVLLLFYRQRRGTRRTPPLPPVSSNTQPDPTGEVDCVYEEIREADRQTDTLPVVISLVYSTVNSPTTYPSGQPSTTYPADQPSTTYPAGQVSTTYPAGQVSTTYPAGQPSTTYPAGQVSTTYPAGQVSTTYPAGLVSTTCPAGQASTTCPAGQPSTTYPAGQVSTTYPAGQVSRTYPACQVSTTYPAGQVSTTYPAGQVSTTYPAGQVSTTYPAGLVSTTYPAGQTSTTCPAGQPSTTYPAGQVSTTYPAGQVSTTYPAGQVSTTYPAGQVSTTYPAGQVSTTYPAGQHSTTFPTGQVSTTYSAGQPSTTYPADQATTTYPAGQVSTTYPAGQASTTYPADQASTTYPADQASLTYPAGHAIGVPHCDIYANASCHKDYRNPSYSTADHPASLIYSNMDLYPKILESLQALQQPVEPRMIPSILQPSYPKIL